A section of the Paenibacillus aurantius genome encodes:
- the thpD gene encoding ectoine hydroxylase translates to MTRSTETAPARLTEDVYPSRKKAQPEVLTRQDPVVHSEWSPASPLTREQSDFYEKNGYLFLENFFQEEELAMFQQAARTLQDVARGDSSVEVIREPGNEEVRSVFAVHNRNEIFKKLPEHPRLRSIIDYLLGGPTYIHQSRINYKPGFSGKEFYWHSDFETWHVEDGMPRMRALSCSIALEDNYPFNGPLMVVPGSHKKFISCVGETPEDHYKDSLRKQEYGVPDQESLTSLVREGGIDTPVGKAGSIVLFDCNIMHGSNSNITPMPRSNVFIVFNSKENQVREPYSGQKPRPEFIATRQGL, encoded by the coding sequence ATGACCCGCTCAACCGAAACGGCACCTGCCCGTCTGACAGAGGATGTGTATCCTTCCCGCAAAAAAGCCCAGCCCGAGGTCCTCACCCGCCAGGATCCGGTGGTTCATTCGGAATGGAGCCCGGCAAGCCCGCTGACCCGGGAGCAGTCCGACTTCTATGAGAAGAACGGCTATTTGTTTCTCGAAAACTTCTTCCAGGAGGAGGAGCTGGCCATGTTTCAACAGGCGGCCCGTACGCTTCAGGACGTGGCGCGCGGCGATTCGTCCGTGGAGGTGATCCGGGAGCCCGGCAACGAGGAGGTCCGGTCGGTCTTTGCCGTGCACAACCGCAATGAGATCTTCAAGAAGCTGCCGGAGCATCCGCGGCTCCGTTCGATCATCGATTATCTCCTGGGCGGCCCGACCTATATCCACCAGTCCCGCATCAACTACAAGCCGGGCTTCAGCGGCAAGGAGTTTTACTGGCATTCGGATTTCGAAACATGGCACGTGGAGGACGGCATGCCCCGCATGAGAGCCTTGAGCTGCTCCATCGCTCTCGAAGACAATTATCCTTTCAATGGACCGCTGATGGTGGTTCCGGGCTCTCATAAGAAGTTCATCTCCTGCGTTGGGGAGACGCCGGAGGACCATTACAAGGATTCCTTGCGCAAGCAGGAATACGGGGTGCCGGATCAGGAGAGCCTGACGTCTCTTGTCCGGGAAGGGGGCATCGACACGCCCGTCGGCAAGGCGGGCTCCATCGTCCTGTTCGACTGCAACATCATGCACGGCTCGAACAGCAACATTACCCCGATGCCGCGGAGCAACGTGTTTATCGTCTTCAACAGCAAGGAGAACCAAGTAAGGGAGCCTTATTCTGGTCAAAAGCCGCGGCCTGAATTTATCGCGACTCGTCAAGGCCTATGA
- a CDS encoding DUF2179 domain-containing protein translates to MISWATIGAIMAINIVYVSAFTLRLILMIKGRKGVASVLAMVEVFIYLIGLNLVLSNVSNPYNMAAYCVGFGLGVYMGSRIEEYLALGYLVVQVIVDSLKVDLPQKLRDKGYGVTSWTADGRDGKRLVLQVLVKRTNEKRLMELLKVLSPQAFVISHEPKQFKGGFWVKMTGRE, encoded by the coding sequence ATGATTTCCTGGGCGACGATCGGCGCCATCATGGCCATTAACATCGTGTATGTCTCTGCCTTTACCCTGCGCCTGATCTTGATGATCAAGGGCAGGAAAGGAGTCGCGTCGGTCCTCGCGATGGTCGAAGTCTTTATTTACCTGATCGGGCTGAATCTGGTCCTGAGCAATGTGAGCAACCCCTATAACATGGCAGCCTACTGCGTAGGCTTCGGGCTTGGGGTTTACATGGGCAGCCGCATCGAGGAGTATCTTGCCCTCGGCTACCTCGTCGTGCAGGTGATCGTAGATTCGCTCAAGGTCGACCTTCCCCAGAAGCTGCGGGATAAAGGCTATGGGGTGACTTCGTGGACGGCGGACGGAAGAGACGGCAAGCGTCTCGTTCTTCAGGTCCTGGTGAAGCGCACCAACGAAAAGCGGCTGATGGAGCTGCTGAAGGTTCTGTCTCCCCAAGCCTTCGTCATTTCCCACGAGCCCAAGCAGTTCAAGGGCGGCTTCTGGGTCAAAATGACAGGCAGGGAGTAG
- the modA gene encoding molybdate ABC transporter substrate-binding protein: MRFFARTIGIPFAVLLVLAGCGSTRVPDPAVGDTGTSPPAKTEPGTSAAPKETVELTVSAAASLTDALKDIEKAYEAKQNHIRLTFNFGASGSLQQQIEQGAPADLFLSAAPKYMQALVDKGLVDRGRQTTLLTNELVVVTPADAQTAAASMADLTKGTVRNVAIGVPASVPAGAYAQEALQKAQLWDALKAKLVQAKDVRQVLQYVETGNADAGFVYKTDALTSRKVRIAFAVEAGTYTPVEYPAGVVQATKHAPEAEAFYRYLQSPEVLEIFGRYGFSLPK; encoded by the coding sequence ATGCGATTTTTTGCCAGAACCATTGGAATTCCATTCGCGGTCCTTCTTGTTCTTGCCGGCTGCGGATCCACCCGGGTGCCGGACCCGGCCGTCGGAGACACCGGAACGTCCCCGCCTGCCAAGACGGAGCCGGGTACTTCCGCAGCGCCAAAAGAGACGGTCGAATTGACCGTCTCCGCCGCCGCCAGCCTGACCGATGCACTGAAGGACATCGAGAAAGCGTATGAAGCGAAACAAAACCACATTAGGCTTACCTTCAACTTCGGCGCCTCCGGCTCTCTCCAGCAGCAGATCGAGCAGGGCGCGCCGGCCGATCTGTTCTTGTCCGCAGCGCCTAAGTATATGCAGGCGCTCGTGGACAAGGGGCTGGTCGACCGGGGCCGGCAAACCACCCTGCTCACCAATGAGCTGGTGGTCGTCACCCCGGCAGACGCTCAGACGGCGGCTGCCTCCATGGCGGACCTGACCAAAGGAACGGTCCGGAATGTAGCCATCGGCGTGCCTGCCAGCGTACCGGCCGGCGCTTACGCCCAGGAGGCGCTGCAGAAGGCGCAGCTGTGGGATGCGCTGAAGGCCAAGCTTGTTCAAGCGAAGGACGTCCGGCAGGTGCTTCAGTATGTAGAAACCGGCAACGCCGATGCCGGCTTCGTCTACAAGACGGACGCCCTGACGTCCCGGAAGGTTCGAATCGCTTTTGCCGTGGAGGCGGGCACTTATACGCCGGTGGAGTATCCGGCCGGAGTCGTCCAAGCGACCAAGCACGCTCCGGAAGCCGAAGCCTTCTACCGCTACCTTCAATCGCCGGAAGTGCTTGAGATTTTCGGCCGCTACGGATTTTCTCTGCCCAAGTGA
- a CDS encoding DoxX family protein yields the protein MSKVIGAPSIGRAETHPRGKRIAFWTVTLLLAMSITLSGIGQLMRYGGNVELVTDIGFPLYVTYILGSWKLLGVIAIVVPGFPRLKEWAYAGIFFLMTGAALSHAFANDYGDYGFHFILPLFYAALNLASWTLRPESRKL from the coding sequence ATGAGTAAAGTTATCGGTGCGCCATCAATCGGGAGAGCGGAAACCCATCCCCGGGGGAAGAGGATTGCTTTTTGGACAGTCACCTTACTACTCGCCATGTCCATTACGTTAAGCGGGATTGGGCAGCTGATGCGATATGGGGGGAATGTCGAGTTGGTGACCGATATTGGCTTTCCCTTATACGTCACCTATATTCTCGGAAGCTGGAAATTACTTGGAGTCATTGCGATCGTGGTACCCGGTTTTCCTCGACTTAAGGAGTGGGCTTATGCCGGTATCTTCTTCTTAATGACGGGTGCGGCATTGTCCCATGCGTTCGCTAACGATTATGGGGATTACGGCTTTCATTTTATCCTTCCGCTTTTCTACGCTGCCCTTAATCTCGCCTCGTGGACGCTGCGTCCGGAGAGCCGCAAACTCTGA
- a CDS encoding aminoglycoside phosphotransferase family protein: MPRLITDWASRFHFIPEAPFSNLSYNFVLRAKLRDGKPAVLKASFLKDELSREVSVLRAYEGRGAVHVLEADEEWGVALLEGVDPGTPLSSIEDDARATTIFCEVFRHLHLPAPTGRAYPSMKQHFAAIERYRERFDDVNDSPLPESWLENAEECLTYLITTTKENCLLHGDLHHDNILRRGEDQWVMIDPKGIIGDIHFDTIQYLLNYEDRGGDREVVLRNRIALMAERLSLDPRRIAMWGVARGVLEACWTLEDGGTDWHRGIQITERFARCLDGWPS; this comes from the coding sequence TTGCCCCGGCTGATTACCGACTGGGCAAGCCGGTTCCACTTTATCCCGGAAGCCCCCTTTTCCAACTTGTCCTATAACTTCGTACTCCGAGCTAAGCTTAGGGACGGAAAGCCGGCCGTCCTTAAAGCGTCTTTCTTGAAAGACGAGCTTTCCAGGGAAGTTAGTGTGCTTCGTGCCTATGAAGGCCGGGGAGCGGTTCATGTGCTTGAGGCAGACGAGGAGTGGGGGGTGGCTTTGCTAGAGGGGGTCGACCCAGGCACGCCCTTGTCGTCCATTGAGGATGATGCCCGCGCTACGACTATCTTTTGCGAAGTGTTCCGCCACCTTCATCTCCCAGCACCAACCGGCCGTGCCTACCCATCCATGAAGCAGCATTTCGCGGCCATTGAGCGATACCGGGAACGGTTCGATGACGTAAATGACTCTCCTTTGCCGGAGAGTTGGTTGGAAAATGCCGAAGAATGTCTGACGTACCTCATCACAACCACAAAGGAGAATTGCCTGCTGCACGGCGACCTGCATCATGATAATATCCTGCGCCGGGGCGAAGACCAATGGGTGATGATTGACCCCAAGGGCATCATCGGGGATATCCATTTTGATACGATCCAGTATCTGCTTAACTATGAGGATCGTGGGGGTGACCGTGAGGTGGTGCTGCGCAATCGGATTGCGCTTATGGCCGAACGCCTCAGCCTGGACCCTCGCCGAATCGCGATGTGGGGCGTGGCGCGAGGTGTGCTTGAGGCCTGCTGGACGTTGGAAGACGGAGGAACGGATTGGCACCGAGGTATCCAAATCACGGAGCGCTTCGCGAGATGCTTGGATGGATGGCCTAGCTAG
- a CDS encoding nucleoside-triphosphatase, translated as METCFLLTGKPRAGKSSAIKRIIQQTGPEYFGGFYTEEIRSSTDRTGFTCITLDGKTVCMASVDSTSPVRVGRYGVDLDAFESVALEAVRVSLTTKKITVVDEIGFMQMLSAPFETMIHEVISSSTHAILGTIGVDSHPSMDQIKKLPGVKLYHLGEENRESMIERISKDIRKFL; from the coding sequence TTGGAAACCTGTTTTTTGTTAACCGGTAAACCCCGGGCCGGGAAATCATCAGCGATCAAGCGGATTATTCAACAAACGGGTCCCGAATATTTTGGCGGTTTTTACACGGAAGAAATCCGCAGCTCTACCGATCGTACGGGATTTACCTGCATAACGCTTGATGGTAAGACCGTCTGTATGGCGAGCGTGGATAGTACAAGTCCGGTAAGGGTAGGGAGATACGGGGTGGACCTGGATGCTTTTGAAAGTGTGGCTTTGGAAGCCGTGAGGGTGTCATTAACTACTAAGAAAATCACGGTAGTAGATGAGATCGGCTTTATGCAAATGTTGTCCGCTCCTTTTGAAACCATGATCCACGAAGTTATTTCGAGTTCTACCCATGCTATTCTAGGGACCATTGGTGTGGACAGCCATCCGAGTATGGACCAGATAAAGAAGCTGCCGGGGGTAAAGCTTTATCATCTGGGTGAAGAGAATCGGGAGTCAATGATAGAAAGAATATCAAAGGATATTCGTAAGTTTTTGTAA
- a CDS encoding dihydrofolate reductase family protein — MRKVNLYLHMSLDGVVTDLDRWMDYSEEMLLDAYDYYKTVDTIIMGGQTYASMAGYWQAAERTSESALERDVARRIHAMEKLVLTRSNPDLVWANSQRLIVKEPEAFVQEITALQQKGGLSISVESGVRTWQSFLQHDLYDELWLTVHPAIAGSGDRLFEGEGRVARLQLKSSKTYENGAIVVHYRKI, encoded by the coding sequence ATGCGAAAGGTTAACTTGTACTTGCATATGTCGCTAGATGGGGTCGTTACCGATCTCGACCGTTGGATGGACTACAGCGAAGAGATGCTCCTGGATGCTTATGACTATTATAAAACCGTCGATACGATCATCATGGGAGGCCAAACGTATGCTTCCATGGCCGGCTATTGGCAGGCGGCGGAACGGACCTCGGAGTCAGCGCTTGAACGCGACGTGGCCAGGCGAATCCATGCAATGGAGAAGCTAGTTCTTACGCGATCGAATCCGGATCTGGTGTGGGCCAACTCCCAACGACTGATTGTTAAGGAGCCGGAGGCCTTTGTCCAAGAAATAACGGCACTCCAACAAAAAGGCGGCTTGTCCATCTCCGTGGAGAGTGGCGTCCGTACGTGGCAGTCTTTCCTTCAGCATGATCTGTACGATGAGCTGTGGCTGACTGTGCATCCGGCCATTGCCGGAAGCGGCGATCGATTGTTTGAGGGGGAGGGAAGGGTTGCCCGTTTGCAGTTGAAAAGCAGCAAAACGTATGAAAACGGGGCGATAGTGGTCCATTACCGGAAGATTTAA
- a CDS encoding SRPBCC family protein — MTSQAKHTKTTVEGRELIVERLMPAPRELVFQTWTKQEHLQNWWGPKGFTITVQEIEVKPGGVWRYVMHGPDGVDYDNVIRYREVVRPERLVYSHGDSVDEEQFQVTVTFAEEGSQTDIVMRMAFRSAEELQVSVERYGAVEGAASTLDRLEEELARL; from the coding sequence ATGACTAGCCAAGCCAAACACACCAAGACGACCGTGGAAGGAAGAGAACTGATCGTCGAACGCCTCATGCCCGCTCCCCGCGAGCTGGTCTTCCAGACATGGACGAAGCAGGAGCATCTGCAGAACTGGTGGGGACCGAAGGGCTTTACCATTACGGTTCAGGAGATCGAGGTGAAGCCGGGGGGAGTATGGCGCTATGTGATGCATGGGCCGGACGGCGTGGACTACGACAATGTGATCCGTTACCGGGAAGTCGTCCGGCCGGAGCGGCTCGTTTATTCCCACGGGGACAGCGTGGACGAAGAGCAGTTCCAGGTGACGGTAACCTTTGCCGAGGAGGGCAGCCAGACGGACATCGTCATGCGAATGGCGTTCCGTTCCGCCGAGGAGCTGCAGGTGAGCGTCGAACGGTATGGAGCGGTGGAGGGAGCGGCTTCGACTCTCGACCGTCTCGAAGAAGAGCTGGCCCGACTCTAA
- a CDS encoding DoxX family protein: MRKISTGYWIFTVLLIGLMGVGAIPDLLSVPDAVKLFEHLGYPAYLLPFLGLAKLLGIVAILVPGFPRVKEWAYAGFVFDLTGAMYSTISVGDPVGGWITFLVGYLIIAGSYVFYHKRKKASVAVTAAAVPTLG; the protein is encoded by the coding sequence ATGAGAAAAATCAGTACCGGCTATTGGATTTTTACCGTTCTGCTTATTGGCTTGATGGGTGTCGGGGCCATTCCCGACCTGCTGTCCGTTCCCGATGCGGTTAAACTGTTCGAGCATTTGGGGTATCCGGCCTACCTGCTTCCGTTTCTCGGGCTGGCTAAGCTGCTGGGGATTGTCGCCATTCTCGTTCCGGGCTTCCCCCGGGTGAAGGAATGGGCGTACGCGGGGTTCGTCTTTGATCTGACGGGGGCCATGTATTCGACCATCTCCGTAGGCGATCCCGTTGGGGGATGGATTACTTTTCTTGTGGGATACCTCATCATTGCCGGCTCCTACGTGTTCTACCACAAGAGGAAAAAAGCAAGCGTGGCCGTAACGGCGGCTGCCGTTCCCACGCTGGGCTAG
- a CDS encoding PQQ-binding-like beta-propeller repeat protein — MKPTLPHAAADLGPQVLNATVHTAVPGRGPQDGHLLYAVIDGSYDADARLAVIDLNTGGVLRELPLPGAPSSWASAAAADGTIYVGSNMNGHLYRYVPGSETAEDLGLAVPDNSYVFALAAAEDGSVYGGTFPGARLFRYHSDSGITLIGDGPLQEGEQYIRSLAWDAERDELYAGIGSRAHLVRYRLNDGSLAELLPEEARGQFVYNLSVEAGRLFVRVTPGRTVFVFRLADPARPSGGLELESRLEEVDSFGVSPLLEGAVYYSSGGKLYAYEPGSPAGRETGAAVPFDPIGFAQVRLADQDTYPGRTLVGVGNRSGQTCLFKYNPAASRMELEIPAVQESPTLLNSLRPGPDGLLYTSGYLVGGTGVHDPATGLTRQLRGLGQSENIAVLDGILYFGIYPGAKVYRYDPRLPWTLDQGGDNPRMLFALSGQDRPFAMTAGSDGKLYIGTAPVYGTHGGCLAVYDPVTDGLTVHDRPAGSLSLVAAVFHDGILYAGTSVWGGLGIDPVENEAGLLVFPAGEGRPELVRLGIPGLHEVSAVTLDRDGLIWGMAEGYLFTYDPSVRAVTWKTLAFPEIMSYGKHYWRDAHLLQAEDGYIYGTVRLAEALFRMDPATKEITVLDRSGAFLLCDGGNGSLYYSDAASRLKRYALLPQG, encoded by the coding sequence ATGAAGCCCACTCTCCCCCATGCTGCGGCCGATCTCGGTCCCCAGGTGCTTAATGCCACCGTCCATACCGCCGTTCCCGGACGCGGCCCGCAGGACGGTCATCTGCTGTATGCCGTCATTGACGGGTCCTACGATGCCGACGCCCGGCTCGCCGTCATCGATCTGAACACCGGAGGGGTGCTTCGCGAGCTTCCCCTTCCGGGTGCTCCTTCGTCCTGGGCTTCCGCCGCCGCCGCAGACGGAACCATCTATGTCGGGTCCAACATGAACGGCCACCTGTACCGGTATGTCCCCGGCAGCGAAACCGCCGAAGACCTCGGCCTGGCCGTCCCCGACAACAGTTACGTCTTCGCCTTGGCGGCGGCCGAAGACGGCTCGGTCTACGGCGGAACCTTCCCCGGAGCCCGGCTGTTCCGCTATCATTCCGATTCGGGAATCACGCTGATCGGGGACGGGCCTCTGCAGGAAGGCGAGCAGTACATCCGCAGCCTGGCCTGGGATGCCGAACGGGATGAACTTTATGCCGGCATCGGCTCTCGTGCACACCTGGTCCGCTACCGCTTAAATGACGGAAGCCTGGCGGAGCTTCTGCCGGAGGAAGCCCGAGGCCAGTTCGTCTACAACCTGAGCGTGGAGGCGGGACGGCTGTTCGTCCGCGTCACTCCGGGCCGCACGGTATTCGTTTTCCGGCTGGCGGATCCGGCCCGTCCTTCCGGTGGGCTTGAGCTCGAGTCCAGGCTGGAGGAGGTCGATTCCTTCGGCGTCTCCCCTCTTCTGGAGGGAGCGGTCTATTATTCGTCCGGCGGCAAGCTCTATGCGTATGAACCCGGCAGCCCGGCCGGCCGTGAGACCGGCGCCGCCGTTCCCTTCGATCCGATCGGGTTCGCACAGGTCCGGCTGGCCGATCAGGACACCTACCCCGGCCGTACGTTGGTTGGCGTCGGCAACCGCAGCGGGCAAACCTGCTTGTTCAAGTACAACCCCGCCGCCTCTCGTATGGAGCTGGAGATTCCGGCCGTGCAGGAGTCTCCGACGCTCCTCAACAGCTTGCGCCCCGGCCCCGACGGTCTCCTCTATACGAGCGGCTACCTCGTCGGGGGGACCGGCGTCCACGATCCCGCGACGGGCCTTACCCGCCAGCTCCGCGGGCTCGGCCAGTCCGAGAATATAGCCGTGCTTGACGGGATTCTGTATTTCGGCATTTACCCGGGGGCCAAGGTGTACCGTTACGATCCCCGCTTGCCGTGGACGTTGGATCAGGGGGGCGATAACCCCCGCATGCTGTTCGCCCTTTCGGGCCAGGACCGGCCTTTCGCCATGACGGCCGGCAGCGACGGGAAGCTCTACATCGGAACCGCTCCTGTTTACGGAACGCACGGAGGGTGTCTCGCCGTGTACGACCCCGTGACGGACGGGCTGACCGTGCATGACCGTCCGGCGGGCTCTCTCAGCTTGGTAGCCGCTGTCTTCCACGACGGGATCCTCTATGCCGGAACGTCCGTATGGGGTGGACTCGGCATCGATCCGGTCGAGAACGAAGCCGGCCTGCTCGTCTTCCCTGCCGGAGAAGGCCGACCCGAGCTCGTCCGGCTCGGCATCCCCGGCCTGCACGAGGTTTCCGCGGTCACGCTGGACCGGGACGGCCTCATCTGGGGGATGGCGGAGGGCTACCTGTTCACGTATGACCCGTCCGTGCGTGCCGTCACCTGGAAGACGCTGGCTTTTCCGGAGATCATGAGCTACGGCAAGCATTACTGGCGGGACGCCCACCTGCTGCAGGCTGAAGACGGCTACATTTACGGGACCGTCCGGCTCGCCGAGGCCCTGTTCCGCATGGACCCGGCGACCAAGGAGATCACTGTGCTTGACCGGTCCGGGGCTTTCCTGCTCTGCGACGGCGGGAACGGCAGCCTGTATTACTCCGATGCCGCGAGCCGGCTCAAGCGATACGCTTTGCTGCCCCAAGGTTAG
- a CDS encoding polysaccharide deacetylase family protein: MVDRKAAERRWTYGLNVFERYMEEVLSHAGMAFQKWESAREAVEASPDVLIAALAGEDEETTAVLWEYAERGGTILSCGGLNPFAVKLGSELAGVYGSGYARFGEAYGKADSVRFLSARPWRVKDAGQGLQSELGLLHKESPDGVEIGAALQQFAIGQGRLVRWSVDIADTIVRLQQGTEPVLTDGVPARDGSGPINENILKADDRCAMDWDHDRLHTETGYPYYAYPYADYWRELFLGRLLRTVVDKGLTLPFVGYWPEGIRQVAMISHDSDGNQDIHAEATLELLKECGIHSTWCMIESGYSPSIYDRVKAEGHELAFHYNALDSQNGKWDEAEFDRQLEWLKKAAGLPQVHSNKNHYTRFEGWSELFAWCEKNGVESDQTRGPSKKGNVGFLFGTCHPYYPISWSNEQNRLHDVVEISFTTQDMDLSPHWSDSSIVLPFLETAAQVEGIAHFLFHQVHIQGKESVRDALRKVVREARNRGFVFWTGKQVNDWHRARRKLAVLSVDPQGAVQVEGAGEAKGAVVWIPVADSYQPAPGEAVEERFGVRCRKQSVASILSV, encoded by the coding sequence TTGGTTGACAGAAAGGCTGCGGAACGCCGTTGGACGTACGGCCTTAATGTTTTTGAACGTTATATGGAAGAAGTGCTGTCCCATGCCGGGATGGCTTTTCAGAAATGGGAGAGCGCCCGGGAAGCGGTGGAAGCCTCTCCCGATGTCCTGATCGCGGCATTGGCGGGTGAGGACGAGGAAACAACGGCTGTTCTGTGGGAGTATGCGGAGCGGGGAGGCACGATTCTTTCCTGCGGGGGGCTCAATCCCTTTGCCGTAAAGCTCGGCAGCGAGCTTGCAGGGGTATATGGAAGCGGATACGCCCGCTTTGGCGAGGCTTACGGCAAGGCCGATTCCGTTCGTTTCTTGAGCGCGCGTCCTTGGAGGGTGAAGGATGCGGGGCAGGGCCTGCAGAGCGAGCTTGGCTTGCTGCACAAGGAAAGCCCGGACGGCGTGGAGATCGGAGCGGCCCTACAGCAGTTCGCCATCGGCCAAGGCCGGCTGGTGCGCTGGTCGGTGGATATAGCCGACACGATCGTAAGGCTGCAGCAGGGGACGGAGCCGGTGCTGACGGACGGCGTTCCCGCCCGGGACGGCTCGGGTCCGATTAACGAGAACATTCTCAAGGCGGACGACCGCTGCGCCATGGATTGGGACCACGACCGCCTGCACACGGAAACCGGCTATCCTTATTACGCCTATCCTTACGCGGACTATTGGCGGGAGCTGTTCCTCGGAAGGCTGCTGCGGACGGTGGTCGACAAGGGCTTGACTCTTCCTTTCGTCGGGTACTGGCCGGAGGGAATCCGCCAGGTCGCGATGATCTCCCACGACAGCGACGGCAACCAGGATATTCATGCCGAGGCAACGCTGGAGCTGCTGAAGGAATGCGGCATTCATTCCACTTGGTGCATGATTGAGTCCGGCTACTCCCCGTCCATTTACGACCGGGTGAAGGCGGAGGGCCATGAGCTTGCTTTCCATTACAACGCCCTCGACTCCCAGAACGGCAAATGGGATGAGGCTGAATTCGACCGCCAGCTGGAGTGGCTGAAGAAAGCGGCCGGTCTGCCGCAGGTTCATTCCAACAAGAACCATTACACCCGCTTCGAGGGCTGGTCGGAGCTGTTCGCCTGGTGCGAGAAGAACGGAGTGGAATCCGATCAGACGCGCGGGCCTAGCAAGAAAGGCAACGTGGGATTCCTTTTTGGAACGTGCCACCCTTACTACCCGATTTCCTGGTCAAACGAGCAAAACCGTCTGCACGACGTCGTCGAAATCAGCTTCACCACGCAGGACATGGACCTGTCTCCGCACTGGTCGGACAGCTCGATCGTCCTTCCTTTCCTGGAAACGGCGGCTCAGGTAGAGGGAATCGCCCACTTCCTGTTCCATCAGGTTCATATTCAAGGCAAGGAATCCGTACGCGACGCCCTGCGCAAGGTAGTCCGGGAAGCACGGAACCGCGGGTTCGTGTTCTGGACCGGCAAGCAGGTCAACGATTGGCACCGAGCCCGCCGCAAGCTGGCTGTTCTGTCGGTTGACCCGCAGGGAGCCGTTCAGGTGGAGGGAGCCGGGGAGGCCAAGGGAGCCGTTGTTTGGATTCCGGTTGCCGACAGCTACCAGCCGGCCCCGGGCGAAGCCGTAGAGGAAAGGTTCGGGGTGCGCTGCCGGAAGCAGAGCGTAGCCAGCATCTTGTCGGTTTAG
- a CDS encoding ABC transporter permease, producing the protein MSTPNGLLNRTSADVLTTKRRVLQPLRALKRYRWYYLMMVPGIAYYLIYHYWPMAGLLIAFKKYNILGGIWGSPWVGLDNFRELFNTPDFFRLIKNTLVISLYRILFNMVPDVMLALILNELRVKWFKKWVQTITYGPYFLSWVIVYGLVFAFFAPEAGLVTTWMRDSGMQSIDFLTNKDLFRPMLIITDIWKSTGFGAIIYLAALAAINQELYEAAVVDGAGRWRQMWHITLPGIREVFILLLILRIGHILDAGFDQVYIFLNSRVLETGDIIDTWVFRRGIEQLDYSVAAAVGLFKSVIGFLLVISANKLSKKVGGSGIW; encoded by the coding sequence GTGAGCACACCCAACGGACTACTGAACCGGACCTCTGCCGACGTCCTCACAACGAAGAGAAGAGTCCTCCAGCCGCTGCGCGCCCTGAAGCGGTACCGCTGGTATTATCTGATGATGGTCCCCGGCATCGCCTACTACCTCATTTATCATTACTGGCCGATGGCTGGCCTTCTCATTGCCTTCAAGAAGTACAACATTCTCGGAGGCATCTGGGGAAGTCCCTGGGTAGGCCTGGACAATTTCCGCGAGCTGTTCAACACCCCGGATTTCTTCCGGCTTATCAAGAACACGCTGGTCATCTCCCTGTACCGCATTCTGTTCAACATGGTGCCCGACGTCATGCTCGCCCTTATCCTTAACGAGCTTCGGGTCAAGTGGTTCAAGAAATGGGTGCAGACCATTACCTATGGTCCTTACTTTCTCTCCTGGGTCATCGTGTACGGACTCGTCTTCGCCTTCTTCGCGCCGGAGGCGGGGCTGGTCACCACCTGGATGAGGGATTCGGGAATGCAGTCGATCGATTTCCTGACGAACAAGGATCTGTTCCGGCCGATGCTCATCATCACGGACATCTGGAAGAGCACCGGCTTCGGGGCCATCATTTACCTGGCCGCCCTCGCCGCCATCAACCAGGAGCTCTATGAGGCGGCGGTCGTGGACGGGGCGGGACGGTGGCGTCAGATGTGGCACATCACGCTCCCCGGCATCCGCGAGGTCTTCATTCTTCTCCTCATCCTTCGGATCGGCCATATTCTCGACGCGGGCTTCGACCAAGTATACATCTTCCTGAACTCCCGCGTTCTGGAGACGGGCGATATTATCGATACCTGGGTGTTCCGCCGGGGGATCGAGCAGCTGGATTACAGTGTGGCGGCGGCCGTCGGCTTGTTCAAATCGGTGATCGGGTTCCTGCTCGTCATCAGCGCCAACAAGCTTTCGAAGAAAGTCGGAGGTTCGGGAATATGGTAG